The following proteins are co-located in the Pseudomonas antarctica genome:
- a CDS encoding Com family DNA-binding transcriptional regulator, whose amino-acid sequence MLKEFRCGNCNRLLARTGGFTHITSLGICPGFLDGSLIYCRLQRRREP is encoded by the coding sequence ATGTTGAAAGAATTCAGATGCGGTAACTGCAATAGACTTCTCGCCCGTACGGGTGGGTTTACCCACATTACGAGCCTCGGCATTTGCCCGGGCTTTCTTGATGGCTCCTTGATATATTGCCGCCTTCAACGGCGGAGGGAACCATGA
- a CDS encoding transcriptional regulator — protein MTPIERLVDFFGGQTKTALALDVSQAAVSYWVSGIHPMGAEKAFKAEELTGGKITARELCMRQRDIQSVA, from the coding sequence ATGACCCCTATCGAAAGGCTCGTCGACTTCTTCGGCGGGCAAACCAAAACAGCTTTGGCCCTCGACGTCTCCCAGGCCGCGGTTTCGTACTGGGTTTCCGGGATTCATCCGATGGGTGCCGAAAAAGCATTTAAGGCTGAAGAGCTGACCGGCGGAAAGATTACGGCTCGCGAGCTGTGTATGCGCCAAAGAGACATCCAGTCGGTCGCCTGA
- a CDS encoding alpha/beta hydrolase gives MSTSTLASRFLSTSRHTTYYLESGPADGPLMMLLHGWPELGLIWRAQMEAFAAQGWHCVAPDMRGYGGSSSPTAINAYTIENIVADMTELHDHLGGMPAIWVGHDWGSVVAGELVAHETHRSRGVVLISVPYFPYTNALPTLVPLVDRAIYPTDQYPDGQWDYYRYYNTHFASAVADLDADKAASLASIYRRGDPANIGRVASNAEVTRKGGRFGKAHRAPATLPDTALWPETDFAALVRIFEEHGFRAPCAWYLNDDANIEYARRAPNGGRLSLPVLFVNGDYDQMNTIKGNQLGDPMRGVCADLTVTNISGGHWLPVECKTELVEAISTWLQGKKFR, from the coding sequence GTGTCCACTTCCACGCTGGCTTCACGCTTTTTAAGCACGTCCCGTCATACGACGTATTATTTAGAGTCGGGACCTGCCGATGGGCCATTGATGATGCTCCTACACGGCTGGCCGGAGCTCGGTCTGATTTGGCGTGCTCAGATGGAAGCGTTCGCTGCCCAAGGCTGGCACTGTGTCGCACCAGACATGCGCGGCTATGGAGGTTCTTCTTCGCCAACCGCCATCAATGCATACACGATTGAGAACATCGTGGCAGACATGACAGAACTTCATGATCATCTCGGTGGAATGCCCGCAATCTGGGTGGGCCACGATTGGGGCAGCGTTGTGGCTGGTGAGTTAGTCGCTCATGAGACTCATCGGAGCCGCGGCGTTGTGTTGATTTCGGTGCCGTATTTTCCCTATACGAATGCGCTGCCTACGCTCGTCCCGCTGGTTGACCGAGCGATCTACCCAACGGATCAGTATCCAGACGGTCAATGGGATTATTACCGCTATTACAACACGCACTTTGCGTCCGCAGTTGCTGATCTTGATGCGGACAAAGCAGCATCGCTGGCGTCGATCTACCGGCGAGGCGACCCTGCTAACATCGGCAGGGTTGCATCAAATGCCGAGGTGACCAGGAAAGGTGGGCGGTTTGGCAAAGCGCATCGGGCCCCAGCCACCCTACCAGACACCGCGCTCTGGCCAGAGACGGACTTCGCAGCACTGGTGAGGATTTTCGAGGAGCATGGTTTCCGCGCTCCGTGCGCGTGGTATCTAAACGACGATGCCAACATCGAGTACGCCCGCCGAGCGCCCAATGGCGGCCGCCTTTCATTACCCGTGCTGTTTGTAAATGGGGATTACGACCAGATGAATACCATTAAGGGTAATCAGTTGGGCGATCCAATGCGTGGCGTCTGCGCAGATCTCACCGTGACGAACATATCCGGCGGGCATTGGTTGCCAGTGGAGTGCAAGACAGAACTCGTTGAGGCCATAAGTACATGGTTACAGGGTAAAAAGTTTCGATGA